The DNA window GCGTGCGGCGCTGGGTTCGGCCGCTCTGCCGCGCGGCCAAAGCCGTCGGCGCGCACGGCTTGCTCGTCGAGGTTCATCCCAATCCGCCCGAGGCCAAGAGCGACAAGGAGCAGGCTTTGACGTTCGACGATTTCGCGCAGATCATGGCCGATCTCGATACCATTCCGATCGCGCACGAAGCGCGGGCGACGGTATGAACGAGTTCAAGATGCGCGGCGTCCGCGGGGCGATCACCGTCGATGCCGACGACGCCGGCGCGATCGTAACGGCCACTAAGCGTCTCCTCGGAGAGATGCTGAGCCGCAATAGCGTCGACACCGACGATATCGCATCGGTGCTCTTTAGTCTAACGCCGGATCTACGCGCGGCTTTTCCGGCGCTCGGCGCGCGCGAAATGGGGCTCGTTCACGTGCCGATGCTTCACTTCAGCGAGATCGACGTTCCGGGATCGCTCGACAAA is part of the Candidatus Baltobacteraceae bacterium genome and encodes:
- the aroH gene encoding chorismate mutase, which produces MNEFKMRGVRGAITVDADDAGAIVTATKRLLGEMLSRNSVDTDDIASVLFSLTPDLRAAFPALGAREMGLVHVPMLHFSEIDVPGSLDKVVRILMHVNTRRSQREIEHVYLDKAAALRPDLFPGAAP